The sequence below is a genomic window from Halomonas halophila.
GCCTGGGCTGATACCCCGAGAAGGCCGCTCAGCGATACCCCTGAGCCTGCAGCCGGAACAGCCCGGCATAGCGGCCGTCGAGTTCCATCAGGCTCGCGTGGTCGCCGCGCTCGAGGATGCGTCCTCCGTCGATGACCAGTATCTGGTCGGCGGCGCGCACGGTGGAGAAACGGTGCGAGATCAGTACCGTCATCTTGTCCCGGGCATGGTCGCGGAAGTCGGCGTAAACCGCGGCTTCGGCGGCGGCGTCCATGGCCGCGGTGGGCTCGTCGAGCACCAGGATGTCGGCCTCCTCGCGCATGTAGGCGCGGGCCAGGGCGATCTTCTGCCACTGACCGCCGGAGAGCTCCTGCCCGCCCTTGAACCAGCGCCCCAGCTGGGTGTGGTAGCCGCCCGGCATGTCGGCGATGAAGTCCTCGGCGAGCCCGCGGTGGGCGGCCTCCTGCCAGCGGGTCTCGTCCTCGAAGGCGGCCACGTCGCCGGCGCCGAGGTTCTCGCCGACCTTGAGCTGGTAGCGCACGAAGTCCTGGAAGATCACCCCGATGCGCCGGCGCAGGGTCGCCCGGTCCCAGTCGCGCAGGTCGCTGCCGTCGAGTAGGATGCGCCCCTCGGTGGGATCGTAGAGGCGGGTCAGTAGCTTGATCAGGGTCGTCTTGCCCGAACCGTTGACGCCGACCAGCGCCAGACTGCCCCCGGGGACCAAGTGAAGGTCGATGCCTGAGAGCGCCGCCGTCTCGGCCCCGGGATAGGTGAAGCCCACGCCCTCGAAGCGGATGCCGTCGCCGGGTCGGACGCCCTTGGTGAGATGCCCGGTCTCTTCGGGCACCGGCTGCTCCAGGTACTCGTAGAGGTTGGAGAGGTAGAGGTTGTCCTCGTACATGCCGCCGATGGCGGTCAGGCTTGCCGATAGCGCCGCCTGGCCCTGCTTGAAGACCATCAGATACATGGTCATCTCGCCCAGCGTCAGCCGGCCGGCCACGGTGTCCGCCACCACCCAGGCGTAGGCGGCGTAGAAGGCCAGGGTGCCCAGCAGGCCGAGCAGGAAGCCCCAGGTCTCGCGGCGGATCGTCAGCCGCCGGTCCTCGGCATAGAGCGTCTCGAAGATGCGCCGGTAGCGGTCGAGCAGCAGCGGCTCGAGGCCGAACAGCTTGACCTCCTTGATGCTGTCCTCCCGAGCCAGCACGGTTTCCAGGTACATCTGCATGCGGGTCTGCGGCGAACGCCAGCGGAACAGTCGGAAGGCGTCGCCGGAGAAGCGTGCCTCGGAGAGAAACACCGGCAGGGCGCCGATCACCAGCACCAGCAGCGCCCAGGGCGAGAAGCCGACCAGCAGCACGCCGAAGCTGGCCAGCGAGATGGCGTTCTGAAGCAGCGAGAAGGTCTTGTTGACCAGCCCGAGGGGGCGGGTCGAGG
It includes:
- a CDS encoding ABC transporter ATP-binding protein gives rise to the protein MLGVFRYSHRALGLVWQTSRRLTLGLALCTLVAGVMPAVAAWVGQLIIDGVVAGMERHQAGTPLLPELWPVLRFVLLEAGVVALIALAQRGLAAQQSLLRALLGQKVNVMILEKAGRLSLAQFEDSEFYDKLTRARREASTRPLGLVNKTFSLLQNAISLASFGVLLVGFSPWALLVLVIGALPVFLSEARFSGDAFRLFRWRSPQTRMQMYLETVLAREDSIKEVKLFGLEPLLLDRYRRIFETLYAEDRRLTIRRETWGFLLGLLGTLAFYAAYAWVVADTVAGRLTLGEMTMYLMVFKQGQAALSASLTAIGGMYEDNLYLSNLYEYLEQPVPEETGHLTKGVRPGDGIRFEGVGFTYPGAETAALSGIDLHLVPGGSLALVGVNGSGKTTLIKLLTRLYDPTEGRILLDGSDLRDWDRATLRRRIGVIFQDFVRYQLKVGENLGAGDVAAFEDETRWQEAAHRGLAEDFIADMPGGYHTQLGRWFKGGQELSGGQWQKIALARAYMREEADILVLDEPTAAMDAAAEAAVYADFRDHARDKMTVLISHRFSTVRAADQILVIDGGRILERGDHASLMELDGRYAGLFRLQAQGYR